TCGAAATTAGATATTACAGATATTAACTCAGTACAAAATATATTTGAAACAGAACAATTTGATTATTGTATTAATTGCGCAGCATATACAAATGTTGAACAAGCTGAAAAAACACCAAAAATAGCATTTGATGTAAATGCGGAAGGTGTTAAAAACTTGGCTAAAGTATGTAAAGAGTATGGTGTCGTTTTAATTCATGTATCTACAGATTATGTTTTCGATGGTGAGAAAAAAACACCTTATACTGTGACCGATGAAGCCAATCCAATAAATGAGTATGGAAAATCTAAATTGAAGGGTGAAAATTATATTAAAGAGGTTTTAGAAAAATATTTCATTGTAAGGACATCTTGGTTATATAGTAAAAAATATGGTAAGAATTTTTACAAAACCATCTTAGAAAAAAGTACAACAGAGAAAGAACTCCATATTATAGATAGTCAAACAGGTTGTCCTACGGATACTGCTAACCTAGCCGATTATCTTTTTAAGTTATTAAAGGATAATAATTTTGGAATTCATCACTTTACCGATAAAAAAGCTATGACATGGCATGATTTTTCTAAGAAAATACTTACAGAAAACAACATGCTTGGTAATATAAAACTTGTTAAAGCAAACAATTATCGTACTTTTGTATCAAGACCTAAATACTCTGTTTTAGCAGAATAATTATTACTTTAAAGGGTTGTAAAATTGGAGTACAAATTTTTATAAGAAAACAAATAATTTAAATTAGAATAAGATCATATGCTAGATTTAAAAGAAAAATCAATATTGATTACAGGAGGTACAGGTTCGCTTGGAAAAGCATTAACAAGTCATATACTTACTAAGTATCCGGAAACGAGAAGGCTTATAATCTATTCTAGAGATGAGCAAAAACAGTTTCAAATGGCTCAAGAATATCCTATTGAAAAATATCCTCAAATACGCTATTTTATTGGAGATGTTAGAGATAGAGAAAGGTTAGTAAGAGCTTTTCAAGGTGTAGATTATGTAATACATGCAGCAGCTATGAAGCATGTGCATATTGCAGAGTAT
The window above is part of the Algibacter sp. L3A6 genome. Proteins encoded here:
- the rfbD gene encoding dTDP-4-dehydrorhamnose reductase, with protein sequence MRVLVTGSTGQLGKTIEELYLNNNEGIEFIFTSKSKLDITDINSVQNIFETEQFDYCINCAAYTNVEQAEKTPKIAFDVNAEGVKNLAKVCKEYGVVLIHVSTDYVFDGEKKTPYTVTDEANPINEYGKSKLKGENYIKEVLEKYFIVRTSWLYSKKYGKNFYKTILEKSTTEKELHIIDSQTGCPTDTANLADYLFKLLKDNNFGIHHFTDKKAMTWHDFSKKILTENNMLGNIKLVKANNYRTFVSRPKYSVLAE